Within Populus trichocarpa isolate Nisqually-1 chromosome 6, P.trichocarpa_v4.1, whole genome shotgun sequence, the genomic segment tatttttatttttattttgtggtaTCCATCAAGCAATTCGTGCTCCACGATTTGACTATTTGCACATCTTTCACATGCTCTGCCCCCTCCTGCCTCGCAAATTGGAAACTGAACTCTTGGTTGAAAGCTTAGGGCAGAAAACGGGTCAACAACGATTCATCTAGCTAAGCTTTTATCGCATCAAgtagaggggggggggggggggggggagtgcCATGTATCAGAAGGAAAACAAGTTGTTTTAAATGATGTGGAACCCAGATTTCACACCAATCCAGTGAAGAAGACAGTGAGTTTTGCTCACAAGTTTATGCGTGCTCTCATCCTGTTTAAATATCCAAAATCTCCTCGTCCTTCTTACCACCCATCTTGGATTGTCCTAAACAGCTCAGTTTCTGTAGATACAAACTTACAAAAAGGCAATGCTAAATTCCAATTCATTATTTCGTGCCTTGGATCTTACACCATGCAAGGACAATTGTCTATGCTATTGGTACTCCAAACTTTAATGTGAATTTCTACTCTACTGTGCATGTCACATAGATCACAACAtcacatttatgattttatcaaagaaaagctACCTCGCAGAAAGATGTAAAATATTCATTGCTTGCAGGTTACCGGGAAGCGAGAACATCTATAAACAGGGAAAGACCCCATTAAAGATCTCCACAATTTGCTTGCATAAATTGTTGAAAAGTGATTTTGCCATCAATTTCAGTGCTCTTGCATTTGTTGTGACCTCCACACATGATTCCAAATAAACCAGCTACTTCGAAAATAAAGTCATCAGATCAAACAACTATCACActaaaaaagatccaaaaatgCCCACATCACTGACCCATCCATTCCTtttcttgaaggaaaaaaaacacaagcaagCCACCCCATTTTGCTCTCTTCTGGAATCTGACAACTCCAGATTTGGAGCAGAGCAGTTCCAGGGCCTTTAATGCACTAAAATTACTGCTTAACAATGTTTACACAACTGGTAAATCCCAGTTATGAGCAAGGATTATTActgtaaaagaaagaagacaccATTGATGCTAAAATACTAAACATACATCAGCCAAGAACACAGAAGACTACCTTGAAtcaccaaaatataattaaaatttaaagaattcttaatttcaataccattttttttttcctttcattaacCTACTCacaatttcaatcatttttttttctcaatccaTAATTTGCACTTTCATACTTTTCAAAAGTTTACAAaccacaaaaatataaaaccaaagagagaaacaaaaacaaacaaaacagaaaGGAGAAGCTTCAAAAGGTCCACCTCCAAATCTTGATTCTTAGATCAACCTTACACTCAGACTTAGCAGTAACAGCAACAGTTGGTGTCTTACCTTTTGGTATAGACCCTTTGATCCCATCACAAGTAACTCTTATCCCAACTTTCTTTGTCTTTAATCCACCCACCTTCATTTTCACCTTTGTATCCATCTCAATCTTCAACATTACCGATccattttcacttttctttttcttcagatCCGATCTCAATGAATTTACTGCATCCACGTCAAGGTCATTCGACCCTGAAACCACAACGTTTCTAAAACTTGTCTGGTTCTTTTTACTCAAGCTAAAAGCAGGTAAAGTACCATTCCCAAGGAACACATCATTACCATCAGATAATGCAGAAACAGTGAAGGGTTCATAGTCTAGCGAGATATGTGAATTGGGGTTCTTGGAAATGATTGTGAGGTTAAAGAGAGTGGAAAGATGGGAACTGGAGGAGTCGGGAGATGTGGTGAGGTTAAGGCGGTGGATACGCAGGGAGGTGATGGTAAAGGAAGGGCGGTGAGGGCGGTAAAGGATGTAAAGAGCAGCACCGGCTATGGCAGCGAGGAGGAGGAGCAAGAGGATGGTGAGGATTGTCCAgaaacaacagcagcagcagatgTTTCGGCCACTACGGCTACGGTGGCGGCGAGTGTGAGGTTGTGGACGGTAAGGTAGGCGGGAAGTAGGGTTGTAGAGGTGGGATTTGTTTGTGGTGGCAGGTGGTGGGTTGTTTGTGGTGGTTGTGGTGGGGTTCGTGGCGGTGCCATTGGCTGCTGGTTTTGAAGAAGGAAAGACCTTGTctgacatttttctttttctttttcttttttggccaAGCAAGAGTTGTGTGCGAATTGTGAAGGGAGAGAACGAGGAGAGGGGATGTAAAGGGAAGAGAGGATAGGGACAAAGCACCAAGAAAGGGAAGGATGCTTACAGCAGACCAAAGTTAGAATCTTGGCAAGCAAAGCTTTTGTTCTTGAGAGGGGTAGCtgcaatctctctctctcactctagTCTCTCTCTAGTCTCTAGTATTTACTGACTTGACTAGAGATTACTTGCAGTGTTTTCTCACCTTTAGGACAAGTTTCCATTTTGTAATCTTGATGGGAGGGACATCTAGCCAAGCATGGTGTTCGGGTCTGGCTCGGTGCTTGACACGTGATGGTGGGTGGGGTCTTGTTATTTTTGCCGTCGTCGTGGTCCTATACGGCTTGTGGTTTAATTTTGCAGTTTGAACATTTTTATGGTATGCCAAGATGATTTGTACTGTTGCCATGTCTAATCACTCACCTTAAATTGACTTTCTGccctaatttttttcataagccTCGCTGGGAAATAGCTGTAATGATATGATCTTTGGTTTGAATCCATGATTTTGTGGTCTTTACTGAAGAGTATTATTCACAGATCTGCAATTAAGTTAGCCCATCTAATTCTAATGATATTCACAACCTGCCTTAATTTGCAATCAAACATAACCCTCCTCTATCTGCTGTGAATCTGTAAGTACGGgtgtttttctctgtttttttttttttctaagtataatTACAGTTATTTTCTACCATCCAAATCACAAGAATTTCTCCTACCTAACACATGAATGTCTTTCAATCCATCATGTTTCTTAATATGGATGATTTATCTTGGAAAAAACTTAACCATGGCCGCGTGAAATGTAATATATTCTTTCCCTTTTAATGCCATCAAAGATATGGAGAAGAATCAAGTCAGTAGAGATTTTTTGCATTTAATATTTGGGCTTTTGCTTTGGTGTGCGTCCAGATTTCTTtgcaattataataacaattttcttttcaaaatatttttcaattaaaaatacattaacagaAAACTAAGCACTCAAGAACCAAGAGGCAAGAACAGCAGGAGTAGCAGTAGTGAGACCAAAGTTACTGATGGATGGAAGGCAACTGGAAATGGTAGCTAGAGATCTACCAAATCCCTGCCCACGAAGGGCACTGAGAAACCACCGACGTCTCTCGAAAATAGTATCAAAATCCTGGCATTGCTTCAGGCTAGGCGAAAATAACTTAACAATCCCAGACAGTCACCAGACACCAACTTAACTTAAATCCCAAGTCAATAATTACCCCATTGACTATGCTGCTCTCGAGGTTCTATTTGCAAGGCCCTTTTGATTATTAGGTCAGTATGAGTGtctcataattatatatatatatatatatatatatatatatatatatatatatatatatatatatatatatatatatatatattatgaaggAAGCTTTCATGTTCTGAGCAGAAAAGCCTAAGACGAGTGACGAATTATGTACTTAGCCAGGGCCACCGACACTAGCGTGAAGCTGTGGGGTTCAATCCTGTGAGAATAAAGAGAAACAGTAACGATGTGTCAATGCCTCAGCCCTTCGCGGACTcgagattttcttttcttttcttcttacgAACGAACTAGTGCTTTCAACTTTAACATTAACttttaagacaaaaaagaagaggTGGTTAATTCAATctttcttaaaaacaattttgaaactatgtttttttttataggttgttTTTATATCGGTTAAATCAActagattatattaaattaacccttatttaatttaaaattattttctattaaatagACACATTAATgattctttctaatttttttatattaaaaataattaatctgaaTTGGGTGCAACGTGAACCAATGATGCAGGGCTTTTATACTTGAGGGTCGATTGAAATAGCCTTCCAAACAAtactatttaaaacaattaaaattgttttttattgttttgatgggcTGATATcgaaaataagttattttaaaaaataaaaaatatattatttagatttatttcttaaaaaatatactttaaaatacaatatttaaaagttgttGACCTCGTGGCGACCACAAGAAAGCCTTGGGAAATGTTGAGCTTCAAATCTCGTAAATATGAAGTGTTCGTATTAAATCTATCTAATCTATGTGCATGTATATTCTATTATAATGTGTATAATAGTAAAGTAGAagcatttcaattaaaatatgaagGTGGTACGTAGGAATCAattaactattaattaaaataatagagtgGCATATGACTTATTTACTAGGTCGTGtccattttaattaatgtgtaTAGTAAGTCCAGGTCGATGATTCGAGGAAGGATACCTTTCATTGAATTCATGGGTAAAAAAGTACAAACTCAATTCCCATAATACATTTGacgttttgtttttgttttttcccaaaATCTAGCTAGTCGTAGAGTTtgctttgaaaataaaaggatgtataataaaagaaaatattatttctaagattccatcaaaaataataaaaatatttttacctataCTGAAATACTCTCTCtcttatatatcttttttgttttgtatttattttaattttaaacatagttttattttaattttgacctAACAGGTTGATCCGGCATCTGATCAATTCGGGAATGAATCAAGCTGagttagaaaaataaaggaaggaaAAACTCTGGGTGACCCTGTCAGAAACACAGGTTGACccgataatttaataaattattttttaaataaaaacaacattattttattttataaaaaaaaagaatcgatCTAGAATGATACGGTCAAAATCCGTGATCCATCAAACtagatttaaaaactatgaatttaaaaacaagaatgagcAGGTAATAACATTCTAGAATTTCTTAAATTGCATGTGATAGAGGAACGCTTTCATTAACAGGGAAAgtgtttaaattgtttttactttcatttaaaaatattaaattaatctttttaagttgttttaaaaatgttaatatttttttattaaaataaacaaacactATGAAAATAACAAGTCGAGGACTGCTATCTATCTTTTACCTTCCCCTTGTGCAAACATGTGGCTTGCgttttaaatgatgaaacttGGTATTTTTGATGGAACACATGggtatcaataaattaaattgctgCGTATCTCTAagctaaaaacttattttttaaaaaaaaatcttattaaaacccataaaaaaatgttttttactgcaAGATGATGTTGTTTCTTCCATGGTTGTAAATACTAATTGGAAGATCGGCATGATGTCTAGAAGATCAATCcgtattaatttattaatttatttttgaaaaaattaaaatgatattaatttatatataaaaaatttcaaacagtCAACAATATGAGGGTATTAGTAAATCAACcaagttttttattgaattaatcaagtttttttcttttattttttcttatcccGAATAGTCTGTTTGGAAGTATGGtttcagttgtttttcaaaatgtttttcgtgtcaaaatacatcaaaatgatgtttttttattttaaaaaaattatttttgaatcagcACATCAATACGatccaaaacacataaaaaataatttttaacaaaaaaataattttttttaaaaacgcagGTACAACCGTGTTTCCAAATGCCAACGATCCTAGTGTAATTTCTATGGTGCAATTTATGAACTAGGACCTTTAAAAATTTCACCCAATTAAGAGAAATTTATGGTATATAAAACTAAGTAAAAGTaatattcttattaattatatcatGATCCCATTATTATTATGCCATATTATCATTCAACGTCAACAATTCTGAGAAAAGTTCAAAAATATTCTCTTTCATTCTTCCAtataaatctcaattctcaaaaCAAGAAGGTGggctgtggtttttttttttagaactgAGATTTgcaggaaagaaagaaacacaaaattgaattttttaaaatttgctcATATGAAATGATGATGTGGTATATTAATAATAGAATCAAGAtgtaattaatatgatattatccCAATACAAAACGCACATTCAATGCATGTTGGTTCTCctagatttgaattttttacagCAGAAGAATTCCGTcttctatcttttctttttttattattattgcagaAAAATAAAGTTACGCTGTGCTATTATTCATGGCCTTTGTGTacattaacaaaatttaaattaattctagCAACTAATATAGTTGATTTTGGTGttaattagtttcttttaataaagaaaatctcacttaagtgtttttttaccttcaaatcACCCAAAAAATAGGTCTGGGTTAAGAAaaactttttagttttgaattgattACAGATTTTTGTAtaatgttttgggttttttgaggTCGTGAATGAGTTTATCAAGACAACCAAGAtgttttctagatatttttgattaaaaattagttgAGAATCGAATTTTCTAGCCAAAAAAACATCTAGGGCTTGATTTTCCAACAAGCCATGATTGCCGAAAACTAAGCTACTAGAAGATGCATTGTCTACAAGTCATCTGCCCTCAAGcgttggcaaaaaaaaaaaaaaagaggcttgGCTCATTGGCCAGGCTTTTTTCATGGGCCTAGCGCGTGAGCCAGGCCTTTATGGGTTAGGTGCGTGGATACCTAGccggtttttatttttattttaatgtatttttaatccctaaaaataaaaaataaaaatacatcattttattatttgattgattttttttttacttgaaaagtaACCTCCGTCTGTTATCAAACAATTATggctattttttgtttcaatctcacccacaatctttttattttaaatattgtttgatataaaaaaaatcttatatagatttgacaggttaacatggttatttggagtttttttaattgttttttaaattaaatatttttaattttaattttgttcttcaattttttttatttgctatataaaaagatattaaaaaactctatatatttatttatttttactaaaaaaaaatcttatctatGTTGAATCGCGGATTAAATAGTTggttaatatcaattaaaatgtaagggtaaaaaaaaaaaaaaaaaaaaaaaatgtaagggTAAACAAAAGTCAACAGTACGTCGGTATGCTTCAATTGTCAATAGTCGCTAAAACCACAATTTTACCTTCAAACCTTTAATTACCCGTAATCTATAACAACAGTGAATATATTTGATGATTTGGgttaaaaaattgacatttatttaaaagagatttGAGACTGGTAGGTGAAAGTTTTACACATGGTTAGGTTTAGATTTATGCGTTTAGTAATAGAGTTTCgggaatatttgaaaaataaagggaTAAGATAAATTAGATTAATGCATATTAATCTCTAATATAATgcgtttaattattttttaatccctaTTATATGACAAAATGTACTCATGTAATTCAATTTTCATCGTGTGATAAAATGtacatatataatattgatatttcttgaaaaaattatactttagtTCTATTCATGGAGAAGATTCATTTAtactgaaatatattttttgaatttcaaggtTGGCCCTTATTTaactattttcttcttcttttcaagtattatttagataatatttatgcttttcttatctagtttattttataattaatgaagTTTTTATTGGCAAATGTTTcctaaaaaaagtgattttgtatttttacaattaatattaaacttcattatttaacTATTAATGaagtttaatattaatattgattttgtatttttacaattgattaaaaaaatatgcatgtttCCTAAAGAAAATGGAGAAAGGGTATTGAGTGAGAATATTCGCAATTGACCTAAAGGACTTAAGATTATATCTTGATCTAAgaaattttctataatttatatgAAGAAAATTGGATATGCGACGGGTCACGTGACGGTATAAGAAGGAGGAGGTAATAGAGAAGATAGACAGCAATCATCTTTACAGGCTCATATTCATAAGAATTGCCAGCCCATGAATCTGTGGATTGTGGGCCAAGGCCCAACCAAGCTGTCATAATGTAAATGCTCATTCTTCCATTACAGTGTTTACATTATGTTTATGAAATGTATCACAGGtgttcaatatatattaaaaaaaacataaaaaatcattaataataggAATGTTTACTCTTTCCGGTGACTAGCATATTTTTACCTACCAGCAAGGGTTGAGTCTAGCGGTAAGAAGCTAGTTTTTCTTGTGAGAAGAACACTGTTCGGATTCTCACCGGCAATAAAACCCGTTTTAAGACATCCACCGACGCCACAAAGACATTTTGACTTATGGTGGCACCAGAATGGGTTTCATGTCAGCATCTGTGTGTGCTCTACACAGACTGGATGCATGTTTTATCTGCAAAAGTAGTGCTGCAATACGCAATGATGTGAAGTGTCAGCATATAGCCATCCCTCGATgatgagagaagaagagattCTGAAGATAGCAAGCTCGGCACCATTACCAGACTTGGCATGATTCTGAGATTCTGAAGATAGCATTCAACAGAAgttatatgattgttaacttcaagaTCCATGAGATTAGTTAGAGTACATGGAAGATTGTTCGGacatctatattaattaaaaaaaaaaaagatacaccTGCAAGATTGAGGTCAAATT encodes:
- the LOC7470698 gene encoding NDR1/HIN1-like protein 13: MSDKVFPSSKPAANGTATNPTTTTTNNPPPATTNKSHLYNPTSRLPYRPQPHTRRHRSRSGRNICCCCCFWTILTILLLLLLAAIAGAALYILYRPHRPSFTITSLRIHRLNLTTSPDSSSSHLSTLFNLTIISKNPNSHISLDYEPFTVSALSDGNDVFLGNGTLPAFSLSKKNQTSFRNVVVSGSNDLDVDAVNSLRSDLKKKKSENGSVMLKIEMDTKVKMKVGGLKTKKVGIRVTCDGIKGSIPKGKTPTVAVTAKSECKVDLRIKIWRWTF